The Vicinamibacteria bacterium nucleotide sequence TCTTCACCGACAACAAGAGCTTCTTCGGAGCAAAGCTTCGGGAGCAGGATCCCATCGGCTCTGCGCAAATTCACGTTCTGCGCACCTTCAAACCGCGCCTGTGGGCCGCGTTCGACGCCAATTTCTATGCGGGTGGACGAACCACCGTCGATGGTCGCCTCAACCTGGACCTGCAACGAAATTCGAGAGTTGGTGGGACTCTCTCCCTGCCACTGAATCCGAGGCAGTCCCTGAAATTCTCTTACAGCCGGGGCGCCTATACGACGATCGGTGCGGACTTCCACGCCCTCGTCGCTGCTTATCAATACTTATGGGGGGCCGGTCTGTAGTAGCTCAGCCGCCGATGCCGTCGGCGGTGAAGAAGGCTTCGAGTGAGCCCAGTTCGTCCGAGAGCCTTTCGATCGTCTGCTTCATGAGCGGCTTCGTGGTGGCGAGCCCGACCACTTTGGAATCCGAGTCGACGATCGGTATGTGGTTGAAAGGTCTTGCCGCCATCACTTTCAAGGCGTCGGGCAGCTCCGTGTCCTCGGACATCACCTCCACCGGCGCCGTCATGACCGACGATATCTCCGTAGAATCGAGGGGAAGGCGTTTGAGGACGACGCGCTCGATGGCGTCGCGCCGAGTGAAAATGCCGGAGGCTTTCCCGTCCTCGATGATGACGACCGCACCGACCTGCTCTGCAGTCATGACTTCGAGCGCCTCCCTGACAGACGCGTCGGGCGGGACGGAGACTGCGGGTTTGCGGCACAGGCGAAGCACGCGCATCGATCACCCCCAATCGAGCGGACGCTGCTCGCTCCGCTCGACAGCTCGCCGTCGAAGCCACTGGTGGTCGCCATGGATGGATCGACTAGCTCGCCACCGGAGCATGATACGCGCGAAGCCTCCTCGTGGCAACGCTCCCGGGGCTGCCATGGGGTAGATTCCCAGCTACGAACACGGAGGTAAAGACGATGGAAGCGATCGTTTCGAGAATGGTGAAGGATTTCGAGGACGGCAAGGTGACTCGACGCCAGCTCATCAAGAGCTTGTCGATCGCAGCGGCCATGGTACACCGGCCGCGATCGGCGGCCGGTCAGGCGCGAAGCGGATTCGAGACGGTTGCCCTGGATCACATCTCTTATCAAGTGGCAGATTACCGTAGGACCAGGGACTTCTATGCCGAGCTCATGGGAATGACGGTCTCGAGAGACGACGGCACGAGTCAGTGCGATCTCGAGTTTGGCGATTCCGTGCTCATCGCCAGAAACCGTCGCCAGCGAGCGGGTCAGCCGCCGGGAGACTCCCAGCCGACCGTCGATCACATCGCCTACAAGATCGCGAATTGGAACACCAATGCCGTGAAGGCGGAGCTCGAGCGCCGCGGGTTGAGCCCTCGTCTGGACACCGGAGGGGACATTCCCAACTACGTCAGCTTCCATGTGTCGGACCCGGACGGATTCGATCTCCAGATCAGCGGGATCGCCGAACCGGGAGACTCGCAGTACGAGAAACCCGGTCCCTGACGTTCGCTTCCGCTGACGGCTCAGCGCCCGGTGTACAGATCGATCATCCTCTCGATCGCCGCGGCGCAGACATCGCAGAACGCGTCGTGGCGCGTGAACATCACACAGTTCATCGCGGGGCGGTAGAAGCCGTTCGCCTCGTAATTCGCCCCCTCGAAGGCGCCGACGACATCGCGGTAGCGGTGCATGGAGAAGAGCTCGTCGGTAAAGTCCTGGGCCTGTCGAAACAGGCGGTTCATATCGGACTCGGGACGATGGTCGGCCCTCACCCTCGCCCGCTCGTTCTGATGTTCACGCATATAGCTCTCGTATTCCGCCTTGGGCCAGGGAGTCGGCACTGGCGTGCCAGGGAGAACGAGAGACTGCCACTTGAGAGACTCGGGATCGAGGAGCGCGGTAACGTTCGGCTCCCAAGGCTCGACTGTCGGAGCCGTCGGTTCATAGGCGACGGGAGACGTGTAGTATTCGTCCGCCAGACCAGCGAAGTGATGAGCGAACTCGTGGATGACGAGATACTCGGCCCAATCGCTGCCCGCGGCCGCCGTGCTGTACTGGCCGAAGATCCCGCCCCCACCATATGTCTCGTTGTTGACCAGGATCTCGACGACGTCATAAGGCGCCCACGACGCGATGGTCCTCAACGCCAGATTGTCGAACGTCAGCACGTACCGCTCGCTTCGGAAGGCGTCGTAGGTCGTGCCGACGGGCGTCCAACGCTCCAGGCCGCTCGAGGGACGGGAGACGCCCGAACGAGGCGATGGAACGGACATCGCCCAAAGGTTGAACGCGTCGCGCCGTTCCTCGAACGGTGAGACGGCGAACAAGGCCTCGGCGAGACGTTTGGCGTCGGCCAGGAACTTTTGCTGCTCGTCCGCGGTGTACCCGTCGCCAAGTATGAGAAGGTCGACCTTGTGCG carries:
- a CDS encoding CBS domain-containing protein, which translates into the protein MRVLRLCRKPAVSVPPDASVREALEVMTAEQVGAVVIIEDGKASGIFTRRDAIERVVLKRLPLDSTEISSVMTAPVEVMSEDTELPDALKVMAARPFNHIPIVDSDSKVVGLATTKPLMKQTIERLSDELGSLEAFFTADGIGG
- a CDS encoding VOC family protein codes for the protein MEAIVSRMVKDFEDGKVTRRQLIKSLSIAAAMVHRPRSAAGQARSGFETVALDHISYQVADYRRTRDFYAELMGMTVSRDDGTSQCDLEFGDSVLIARNRRQRAGQPPGDSQPTVDHIAYKIANWNTNAVKAELERRGLSPRLDTGGDIPNYVSFHVSDPDGFDLQISGIAEPGDSQYEKPGP
- a CDS encoding M64 family metallopeptidase, which gives rise to MMMIRNGRLQSNLILVCVQLVWLGAADFSSAAETPRTMRVDTYHTGNIGTELFSLHRVVVEPLEWPGNPDRPLDTTNRGKYFFEVVDPKSNEVLYSRGFSSIYGEWETTAEAREANRTFSESLRFPEPDGPVTIHVSKRNASNAFERIWTVGVDPTDMLVVRSFAPAPAEVVAIRDNGDPSHKVDLLILGDGYTADEQQKFLADAKRLAEALFAVSPFEERRDAFNLWAMSVPSPRSGVSRPSSGLERWTPVGTTYDAFRSERYVLTFDNLALRTIASWAPYDVVEILVNNETYGGGGIFGQYSTAAAGSDWAEYLVIHEFAHHFAGLADEYYTSPVAYEPTAPTVEPWEPNVTALLDPESLKWQSLVLPGTPVPTPWPKAEYESYMREHQNERARVRADHRPESDMNRLFRQAQDFTDELFSMHRYRDVVGAFEGANYEANGFYRPAMNCVMFTRHDAFCDVCAAAIERMIDLYTGR